A region from the Cannabis sativa cultivar Pink pepper isolate KNU-18-1 chromosome 9, ASM2916894v1, whole genome shotgun sequence genome encodes:
- the LOC115722409 gene encoding elongation factor 1-alpha, which produces MGKEKIHINIVVIGHVDSGKSTTTGHLIYKLGGIDKRVIERFEKEAAEMNKRSFKYAWVLDKLKAERERGITIDIALWKFETTKYYCTVIDAPGHRDFIKNMITGTSQADCAVLIIDSTTGGFEAGISKDGQTREHALLAFTLGVRQMICCCNKMDATTPKYSKSRYEEIVKEVSSYLKKVGYNPDKIPFVPISGFEGDNMIERSTNLDWYKGPTLLEALDNLSEPKRPSDKPLRLPLQDVYKIGGIGTVPVGRVETGVIKPGMVVTFAPTGLTTEVKSVEMHHEALLEALPGDNVGFNVKNVAVKDLKRGYVASNSKDDPAKEAANFTAQVIIMNHPGQIGNGYAPVLDCHTSHIAVKFSEILTKIDRRSGKELEKEPKFLKNGDAGMVKMVPTKPMVVETFAEYPPLGRFAVRDMRQTVAVGVIKSVEKKDPSGAKVTKSAAKKK; this is translated from the exons ATGGGAAAGGAAAAGATCCACATCAACATCGTGGTCATCGGCCATGTCGACTCCGGCAAGTCGACCACCACTGGTCACCTTATCTATAAGCTTGGAGGAATTGACAAGCGTGTGATTGAGAGGTTTGAGAAGGAAGCTGCTGAGATGAACAAGAGGTCATTCAAGTATGCTTGGGTTCTTGACAAGCTTAAGGCTGAGCGTGAGCGTGGTATCACCATTGACATTGCCCTGTGGAAGTTTGAGACCACCAAGTACTACTGCACAGTCATTGATGCTCCTGGCCATCGTGACTTTATCAAGAACATGATTACTGGTACTTCACAGGCTGATTGTGCTGTTCTCATCATTGATTCCACCACTGGTGGTTTTGAAGCTGGTATCTCTAAGGATGGACAGACCCGTGAGCATGCTCTTCTTGCTTTCACCCTTGGTGTCAGACAGATGATCTGTTGTTGTAACAAG ATGGATGCCACCACACCCAAATACTCCAAGTCCAGGTATGAGGAAATCGTGAAGGAAGTCTCTTCCTACTTGAAAAAGGTTGGGTACAACCCTGACAAAATCCCATTCGTTCCAATCTCTGGTTTCGAAGGAGACAACATGATTGAGAGGTCTACCAACCTTGACTGGTACAAGGGTCCAACTCTTCTTGAAGCTCTTGACAATCTCTCTGAGCCCAAGAGACCCTCAGACAAGCCACTCCGTCTTCCACTTCAGGATGTCTACAAGATTGGTGGTATTGGAACTGTGCCAGTGGGTCGTGTTGAGACTGGTGTCATCAAGCCTGGTATGGTTGTCACCTTTGCTCCCACCGGTCTGACAACTGAGGTCAAGTCAGTTGAGATGCACCACGAGGCTCTTCTCGAGGCTCTTCCCGGTGACAATGTTGGGTTCAATGTTAAGAATGTGGCAGTTAAGGATCTCAAGCGTGGTTACGTTGCATCCAACTCCAAGGATGATCCTGCCAAGGAGGCAGCCAACTTCACTGCTCAGGTCATTATCATGAACCACCCCGGTCAAATTGGCAACGGCTATGCCCCAGTTCTCGACTGCCACACCTCCCACATTGCTGTCAAGTTTTCTGAAATCCTAACCAAGATTGACCGTAGGTCTGGTAAGGAGCTCGAGAAGGAACCCAAGTTCTTGAAGAATGGTGATGCAGGTATGGTTAAGATGGTTCCAACCAAGCCCATGGTGGTTGAAACCTTCGCTGAGTACCCACCACTCGGACGTTTTGCTGTCCGTGACATGCGTCAAACCGTTGCTGTTGGTGTCATCAAGAGTGTGGAGAAGAAGGACCCATCAGGAGCTAAGGTGACCAAGTCTGCTGCCAAGAAGAAGTGA
- the LOC115722475 gene encoding uncharacterized protein LOC115722475, producing MDMVCQAMNSWTFCDLVAAFLDLSIAYFLLCASSLAFFATKLLGLFGLCLPCPCDGLFWNPRNNQCLQKQLVDCPYEKISSVQFTARSKFPFDSIWDVEQIENSGVKLGNESNHENRHADLEFAASSSSFPQSLQDLSERDSSIKLGGGEFGTANLDASKEDQYDNLKGKRVQGRRLRHGLRRRRRGASVGYGKLSPFSSYDTFQSDARNTPHSPSSISKFGKEVAEDSSNYGDGREATTEYGSADKVSLSLELSNSIEENTKVRREVMSVKELGCDALRNLNSDDNQTNMIRTLEQALEEEHAARSNLYLELEKERSAAATAADEAMAMILRLQEEKASIEMEARQYHRMIEAKAAYDAEEMNIFKEILLRREREKHFLEKEVEAYRQMILGNEQSDFEIQDATGVLEHESSTLYSKQDPLLMLEQINDFSEKPKVEVVDSSLDYELASFNSQSNTLTFGKELEIPQLAEDIDSHSLVLNSTKTNDESQQEECTIDENIVCQQKEVERLDGCSEWNDLTNDLPSKAFDIPCVESTEPSKVVVDAESHVYDVHVIDNESKVSNKVTVRKSESQSASAPLTHARRWGSMSLSMFETRYDANRSSSDISSSGLPPKGNSREKFARNDMRRNSMSAVDYERLKIENEVEWLRERLRKVQEGREKLNFSVGHREREKLQLQLLEDIAGQLREIRQLNEPGKVERQASLPPAYSKVTSKKRRWRSSSIGVQKST from the exons ATGGATATGGTGTGCCAAGCTATGAATTCATGGACATTTTGTGACTTAGTGGCTGCATTTCTTGATCTCTCAATAGCTTATTTTTTGCTTTGTGCTTCGAGTCTTGCTTTCTTTGCCACAAagttattgggtttatttggaTTGTGTTTGCCATGTCCTTGTGATGGATTGTTTTGGAACCCAAGAAACAATCAGTGCTTGCAAAAACAGTTAGTGGATTGCCCATATGAGAAGATCTCTTCAGTTCAGTTCACAGCAAGGAGTAAGTTCCCTTTCGATTCCATTTGGGATGTCGAACAAATTGAAAACTCGGGTGTTAAATTAGGAAATGAGAGCAATCATGAAAATAGGCATGCTGATTTGGAATTTGCAGCCTCAAGTAGCTCCTTTCCACAGAGCTTACAAGATCTTTCTGAGAGAGATTCATCGATTAAGCTTGGTGGTGGTGAGTTTGGCACTGCGAACTTAGATGCTTCCAAGGAAGATCAGTATGATAATCTTAAGGGAAAGAGGGTTCAAGGGCGGAGGCTTAGACATGGTCTTCGTCGCCGTCGCAGGGGAGCCTCAGTTGGTTATGGAAAGTTGTCCCCGTTTTCATCATATGATACTTTTCAGTCAGATGCACGGAACACTCCTCATTCTCCTTCCAGCATCAGTAAATTCGGGAAGGAAGTTGCTGAAGATTCTAGTAATTATGGAG ATGGTCGAGAAGCGACAACAGAATATGGTTCGGCTGATAAAGTTTCACTAAGTCTTGAATTGAGTAACTCAATTGAAGAAAATACAAAAGTGAGAAGAGAAGTGATGTCAGTTAAAGAGTTGGGGTGTGATGCGCTAAGGAATTTGAATTCTGATGACAATCAGACGAATATGATTAGAACGTTGGAACAAGCATTAGAAGAAGAGCATGCTGCTCGATCGAATCTGTACCTTGAACTTGAGAAAGAGAGAAGTGCTGCTGCTACTGCTGCAGATGAGGCAATGGCCATGATATTgcgtttacaagaagaaaaggcGTCGATAGAGATGGAAGCCAGGCAATACCACAGAATGATTGAAGCCAAAGCTGCTTATGATGCTGAGGAAATGAACATTTTCAAAGAGATTTTGttaagaagagagagagaaaagcatTTCTTGGAGAAGGAGGTTGAAGCATACAGGCAAATGATATTGGGAAATGAACAATCAGATTTCGAGATTCAAGATGCAACTGGTGTTCTCGAACATGAGTCGTCTACTCTTTATTCAAAACAAGATCCATTGTTGATGCTTGAACAGATAAATGACTTTAGTGAGAAACCAAAAGTTGAAGTTGTTGATAGCTCTTTAGATTATGAGTTAGCATCATTCAATTCACAAAGTAACACTCTTACTTTTGGGAAAGAATTAGAAATTCCTCAACTGGCTGAAGATATTGATTCACATTCTCTTGTCTTAAATAGCACTAAAACCAACGATGAATCACAGCAGGAAGAATGTACCATTGATGAGAATATAGTTTGCCAACAAAAGGAGGTAGAGAGATTGGATGGATGTTCAGAATGGAATGATTTAACCAATGACTTACCCTCAAAGGCATTTGATATTCCATGTGTCGAATCCACTGAGCCATCTAAAGTGGTGGTTGATGCAGAGTCTCATGTTTACGATGTTCATGTTATCGATAATGAATCTAAGGTTTCGAATAAAGTGACAGTAAGAAAAAGTGAAAGTCAGTCTGCAAGTGCTCCCTTAACTCATGCAAGAAGATGGGGTAGTATGTCATTGAGTATGTTCGAAACTCGATATGATGCAAACAGAAGTAGTTCAGACATAAGCAGTAGTGGGTTACCACCAAAAGGAAATTCTCGAGAAAAATTTGCACGTAATGATATGCGACGAAATTCAATGTCAGCAGTTGACTATGAAAGATTGAAAATCGAGAATGAAGTCGAGTGGCTTAGGGAAAGGTTGAGGAAAGtacaagagggaagagagaaaCTTAATTTCTCTGTTGGACATAGAGAGAGGGAAAAACTCCAGTTGCAACTTTTGGAGGATATAGCAGGCCAGCTTCGAGAGATTCGACAATTGAATGAGCCTGGAAAGGTTGAGCGCCAAGCTTCATTACCGCCCGCATACTCTAAG GTTACATCAAAGAAAAGACGCTGGCGAAGCTCATCGATAGGAGTTCAGAAAAGTACTTAA
- the LOC115722371 gene encoding receptor like protein kinase S.2 — protein MQLKQLCIILPADLDEIDDNDAKKSNPTKEYEVNNQSHRSCGSHVVDLIRNYVSEIFDNIRRRRIRRKEEQSGVLFFHDTDGMQLTDKEVGGENPRIFSYSELYIGSNGFSEKEILGSGGFGKVYKAILPSDGTLVAVKCLAEKGEKFEKTFVAELVAVAHLRHRNLVRLRGWCVHEDQLLLVYDYMPNRSLDRVLFKRPENVGLVPLSWDQRRKIVNGLAAALYYLHEQLESQIIHRDVKTSNVMLDSHYNARLGDFGLARWLEHELDEYQQQQPKIKDNQFRLAETTRIGGTIGYLPPESFQRRSVATAKSDVFSFGIVVLEVVSGRRAVDLTYDDDQIILLDWFRRLSDEKRVLQGGDTRLQDGSFSLSDMERLIHVGLLCTLHNPSSRPNMKWVLEEISGNMVGKLPPLPSFQSHPPYISLSSTTNTSSSNGNSTTRSITITTTNSTTAMSMSSSSSNYVTASGETIYATAEDGLSHTTSTTTKTNTSLGFGHGKVFPMVQTPREISYAEIISATNNFSESKRVAELDFGTAYQGFLNNSHHVLVKRLGMKTCPALRIRFSNELQNLGRLRHRNLVQLRGWCTEQGEMLVVYDYSANRLLSHLLFHHGHHHHHHLQWNHRYNIIKSLASAIHYLHEEWEEQVIHRNITSSAVILDPDMNPRLTAFALAEFLTRNEHGHHVVTDSKKSVRGIFGYMSPESIESGEATTMADVYSFGVVMLEVVSGQMAVDFRRPEVLLVQKVREFIARQRPLEELADFTMNGEYNYKELMRLIKLGIECTDSNPQSRPSMRQIVQILDGNDKSFMEQWQKKDSIEEWKHMNAPSLLLIKGIQALGIQ, from the coding sequence ATGCAGTTGAAACAACTCTGCATAATTTTACCAGCTGATTTGGATGAAATAGATGATAATGATGCCAAAAAAAGTAACCCCACCAAGGAATATGAGGTCAATAACCAATCCCACCGTAGTTGTGGGAGTCATGTTGTTGATTTGATAAGAAATTATGTTTCTGAAATCTTTGATAAtatcagaagaagaagaataagaagaaaagaagaacaaTCTGGGGTGTTGTTTTTTCATGACACTGATGGAATGCAATTGACAGATAAAGAAGTTGGTGGTGAAAATCCAAGAATCTTTAGCTATTCAGAGCTTTATATAGGCTCAAATGGCTTTAGTGAGAAGGAAATTCTTGGTAGTGGAGGTTTTGGTAAGGTTTATAAGGCAATTCTTCCAAGTGATGGAACTTTAGTTGCAGTGAAATGTTTAGCTGAGAAAGGTGAGAAGTTTGAGAAGACTTTTGTTGCTGAACTTGTTGCTGTTGCTCATTTAAGACATAGAAATCTTGTGAGGTTAAGAGGTTGGTGTGTTCATGAAGATCAGCTTTTACTGGTTTATGATTATATGCCTAATAGAAGTCTTGATAGAGTACTCTTCAAGAGACCAGAAAATGTGGGGTTAGTTCCTTTGAGTTGGGATCAGAGGAGGAAGATTGTTAATGGTTTAGCTGCTGCTCTATACTATCTTCATGAACAACTTGAATCTCAGATCATTCATAGAGATGTTAAAACAAGTAATGTTATGCTTGATTCTCATTATAATGCTAGGCTTGGCGATTTCGGTTTGGCTAGATGGTTAGAACATGAGCTTGATGAGTATCAACAGCAGCAACCAAAGATTAAAGATAACCAATTTAGACTTGCTGAGACTACTCGAATTGGCGGTACAATAGGCTACTTACCACCCGAAAGCTTTCAAAGGCGAAGCGTTGCAACGGCTAAATCAGATGTTTTTAGCTTTGGGATTGTGGTATTGGAGGTTGTTTCGGGTAGGAGAGCTGTTGATCTTACTTATGATGATGATCAGATCATATTGCTCGATTGGTTTCGCAGACTTTCTGATGAGAAAAGAGTTTTACAAGGAGGGGATACTCGGCTTCAAGATGGGTCTTTTAGTCTTTCTGATATGGAACGTTTGATCCATGTTGGTTTGCTCTGTACATTGCATAATCCATCATCAAGGCCTAACATGAAATGGGTTTTGGAAGAGATTTCGGGTAATATGGTTGGAAAGTTACCACCTTTACCTTCTTTTCAGTCTCACCCTCCATACATTTCTTTGTCATCAACCACAAATACAAGCTCAAGCAATGGAAACTCAACAACAAGATCAATCACAATCACAACAACAAATAGTACAACAGCTATGTCTatgtcatcatcatcatcaaactATGTAACAGCCTCAGGTGAAACAATCTATGCAACAGCAGAAGATGGATTAAGCCATACAACAAGTActacaacaaaaacaaacactTCTCTTGGATTTGGTCATGGGAAAGTTTTTCCCATGGTTCAAACTCCAAGAGAAATATCTTATGCTGAGATCATATCTGCAACAAATAACTTCTCAGAATCGAAAAGGGTAGCAGAATTGGATTTCGGAACTGCTTACCAAGGCTTCCTCAACAACTCTCATCATGTTCTTGTGAAAAGACTAGGCATGAAGACATGTCCTGCTCTTAGGATAAGATTCTCAAATGAATTGCAGAACTTGGGAAGGTTGCGCCATAGGAATCTGGTGCAGCTGCGCGGATGGTGTACTGAACAAGGCGAAATGCTCGTTGTTTATGATTACTCGGCGAATAGGCTTTTGAGTCACTTGCTTTTCCATCATggccatcatcatcatcatcatctgcaGTGGAATCATAGATACAACATCATCAAATCACTTGCTTCGGCGATTCATTATCTTCATGAGGAATGGGAAGAACAAGTTATTCATAGAAACATTACCTCTTCTGCTGTTATACTTGATCCAGACATGAATCCAAGGCTCACTGCTTTTGCTCTTGCTGAATTTTTGACACGAAACGAGCATGGCCATCATGTTGTTACTGACTCGAAGAAATCAGTTCGTGGAATATTCGGTTACATGTCACCAGAGTCTATAGAATCAGGTGAAGCAACTACAATGGCTGATGTTTACAGCTTTGGAGTTGTGATGCTTGAAGTGGTTAGTGGACAAATGGCTGTGGATTTTCGTCGGCCTGAGGTGCTTCTGGTGCAGAAAGTACGCGAATTTATAGCTCGACAAAGACCATTAGAGGAACTGGCTGATTTTACTATGAATGGAGAGTACAATTACAAAGAACTGATGagattgatcaaattaggaatTGAATGCACAGATTCAAATCCTCAATCAAGACCGAGCATGAGACAGATCGTTCAAATACTCGATGGCAATGATAAAAGCTTCATGGAACAGTGGCAAAAGAAGGACAGCATTGAGGAATGGAAACACATGAATGCTCCATCTTTGTTGTTAATTAAGGGAATACAAGCTCTAGGAATTCAATGA
- the LOC115722447 gene encoding probable calcium-binding protein CML22: MKASPGTSNLCPSLKSLSSKVGGIFCHCGSPNKYKRLDTKLERKLVEVKKGSQGHGNFKSINSIILKFPRFKEELKKIRSVFEQYDEDSNGAIDREELKKCLHELQLRLTEEEIEDLFHSCDIDGSEGIQFNEFIVLLCLIYLLKDQPSPSQTTSSKMGSPELEATFDTIIEVFLFLDRNGDGKLNKKDMVKALNDSSTSERSPAHITRSRFREMDWDRNGNVSFREFLFAFIHWVGLDTDEEVPLTGSFHDIK, encoded by the exons ATGAAGGCCTCTCCAG GTACATCTAACCTTTGCCCTTCTCTAAAGTCTTTATCTAGTAAAGTAGGAGGCATTTTTTGCCATTGTGGCTCTCCAAATAAATATAAGAGATTGGATACAAAGCTTGAAAGGAAGCTAGTTGAAGTGAAGAAAGGGTCACAAGGACATGGTAATTTTAAGTCAATCAACAGCATAATTTTGAAGTTTCCCAGGTTTAAAGAGGAATTGAAAAAAATCAGAAGTGTTTTTGAACAATATG ATGAAGATTCTAATGGAGCTATTGACCGCGAAGAACTTAAAAAATGCTTACACGAATTGCAACTCCGTTTGACTGAAGAGGAGATTGAGGATCTTTTTCATTCTTGTGATATTGATGGGAGTGAAGGGATACAATTCAATGAATTCATTGTTCTTCTTTGCCTGATTTATCTCTTGAAGGACCAACCTTCACCCTCTCAAACT ACATCATCAAAGATGGGTTCACCAGAGCTCGAAGCAACATTCGATACTATAATTGAAGTGTTCTTATTTCTTGATAGAAATGGTGATGGAAAATTGAATAAGAAAGACATGGTCAAGGCTTTAAATGATTCTTCTACTTCAGAGAGATCCCCTGCACACATCACCAGGAGTAGATTCA GAGAAATGGATTGGGACAGGAATGGGAATGTTAGTTTCAGGGAGTTTCTTTTCGCTTTCATTCATTGGGTCGGACTTGACACCGATGAAGAAGTTCCTCTAACAGGAAGTTTCCATGATATTAAGTGA
- the LOC115722426 gene encoding GDP-mannose transporter GONST2, whose product MSKDQDFDCEDPGLGSSSNGEVTINKTNSVYNGARRAITDRFFRGNNRAAVDDLKVSVGGDEKREHGMVKKSGPLLSGIAYCISSCSMILLNKVVLSGYNFNAGISLMFYQNLISSLVVILLGLSGAVSVEKLNPRLIRVWIPVNVIFVGMLVSGMYSLKYINIAMVTILKNMTNILTAIGELYIFRKHQNQKVWTAMFFMIISAITGGVTDLSFDGVGYTWQIANCILTASYSLTLRRVMDEAKKATKSGSLNEVSMVLLNNLLSLPFAIVLILIFGEWEYVMNVEVTKSPLFWVVATASGFLGLAISFTSMWFLHQTGPTTYSLVGSLNKIPISIAGLMLFNVPLSSSNFFSILFGLFAGVLFARAKMS is encoded by the exons ATGTCTAAAGACCAAGACTTTGACTGTGAGGATCCAGGGCTTGGAAGCTCTTCAAATGGGGAAGTGACTATTAATAAGACTAATTCAGTTTACAATGGAGCACGTAGAGCTATCACTGACAG ATTCTTTAGAGGGAATAATCGAGCAGCGGTAGATGATCTCAAAGTTTCTGTTGGTGGGGATGAAAAGCGTGAACATGGAATGGTGAAGAAATCAGGACCCTTGTTGTCCGGGATAGCTTACTGCATTTCTTCTTGCAGCATGATATTGCTGAATAAAGTTGTTCTATCGGGTTATAACTTCAATGCCGGTATATCATTGATGTTTTATCAA AATCTGATCAGTTCTTTAGTTGTTATTCTATTGGGGCTATCAGGAGCGGTTTCGGTGGAAAAGCTTAATCCCAGGTTGATTAGGGTTTGGATTCCTGTCAATGTAATCTTTGTTGGTATGCTTGTATCAGGAATGTATAG TTTGAAATACATAAATATTGCAATGGTGACAATTCTGAAGAACATGACGAATATTTTAACAGCCATTGGAGAATTGTATATATTTCGGAAGCATCAGAATCAGAAAGTCTGGACTGCAATGTTTTTTATG ATTATTTCTGCTATCACTGGTGGTGTCACGGACCTTTCTTTTGACGGAGTAGGCTATACATGGCAAATCGCAAATTGTATCCTAACTGCAAGTTACTCG TTAACTCTACGTCGGGTCATGGATGAAGCAAAGAAAGCTACAAAATCTGGCTCTTTAAATGAAGTTTCAATGGTGTTACTTAACAATCTATTATCTTTACCTTTCGCCATTGTTTTAATTCTCATTTTCGGTGAATGGGAATATGTAATGAATGT GGAAGTAACGAAATCGCCATTGTTTTGGGTTGTTGCAACGGCTAGCGGGTTTCTCGGGCTAGCCATAAGCTTTACTTCTATGTGGTTTTTACATCAAACCGGTCCTACCACTTATAG TTTGGTGGGTTCTTTAAACAAGATTCCGATCTCCATTGCTGGTTTGATGCTATTCAATGTCCCGCTAAGTTCTTCCAACTTCTTCAGCATCTTGTTTG GTTTATTTGCTGGAGTGCTGTTTGCCAGGGCCAAAATGTCATGA